The Stieleria maiorica genome includes the window AAGCCGGTCGGAAGCGATGTGATCGGTGCGACGATCAACGGCGATGGGGTGCTGACGATCGAAGCGCAGCACTTGGGGGCTGAATCGGCACTCGCGCGAATCGTCAAGCAAGTTGCCGACGCCCAGGCGACGAAGGCACCGATCCAGAAGCTGGCCGATCAGATCTCTGCGGTCTTCGTTCCGATCGTGATCGCGGTCGCGCTGGCCGCATTCTGCGTTTGGTTCTTTATCATCGGAGACACCGTCGTTGCGATCTTGCGGATGATCGCGGTGTTGATCATTTCGTGCCCCTGTGCGATGGGTTTGGCGACACCGCTGGCGGTGACCGTGGGGATGGGACGCGGGGCGGAGAACGGGATTCTGTTCAAGTCCAGCGAAGCAATCCAGCGTGTCGGCCGGATCGATCATGTGGTCCTGGACAAGACCGGCACGATCACGCGCGGCGAGCAAGTGATCACCGATACGATCACGTTGTCTGATTTAGACGCGGAACAATTGATCGCGATGGCGGGCAGTGTCGAATGGGGCAGCCAGCATCCGATCGCCGCGGCGATTTTGAATGAAGCCCAGCGATTGGGCGTCGAAACATCGATGCCCGATGACGTCCAGTCGACGCCCGGCCAAGGTGTCTCCGCCAGGTGGGACGGAAAACAGGTGCACGTGGGCAACCTGCGGTTTGTGGAGCAGCATTCGCAGGTCGACGCAGAACTGCAGGATCGCGCCGCCGGGTTGCAGCGACAGGCCAAGACCGTGATGTGGGTCGCCTGTGACGGAGCGATCATCGGTTTGATCGCGGTCGCCGACACGATCAAACCGGAATCCGCCGAAGCGATCCGGCGGTTGCACGGCAAGGGCATCGTGGTGTCGATGCTGACCGGTGACAACCAGCACACCGCCGAAGCGGTCGCCGAACAAGTCGGCATCGACGACGTGATGGCCGAAGTGTTGCCGGGCGACAAGACGAAGCGAATTCGGGACTTGCAGTCGCGGGGCGAGTTCACGGCGATGGTGGGCGACGGCATCAACGACGCTCCGGCGCTGGCCCAGGCCGACGTCGGAATCGCGATCGGAACCGGGACCGACGTCGCAATCGAAGCGGCCGATGTCACGCTGTTGGGCGGGGAATTGCGCGGCGTCGCGCGGGCGGTCCATCTGTCGGCGATGACGATGCGGAACATCAAGCAAAACCTGTTCTGGGCCTTTGCCTACAACGTCGCGCTGATCCCGGTCGCCGCGGGTGTGTTGGCCGGTGTCGATTCGGCTCCGCACTGGTTGCGCGAACTGCATCCGATCACCGCCGCCATGGCCATGGTCGGATCGGATCTGGTGATTGTGAGTAACGCACTGCGGCTGCGACGGGCGAAGGTGGACTAGTGCTCCGTCGACTATTGAAGGGAAGGGGCGGCGGAAAGGGGGTAAGAAGATTTTGGAGGTAAGAAAATTTTGAAATGCACCATCCCTTCGATTAAATAAATTTTCTTACCTCCTTAATCTTCCTACCTCTCCACCGGCTGATCGTTCCCGGTCAAGTCGGTTGGAATCCGTGGACCGATCTCTGGTGTCGATCACCGGCCCCTTTTAATCCAACCGTTGTCGACGTACCAACTTGTGGTCTCATCGATCCTTTCTTGAAGCGTCTTGGCGGGTTGGAACCCGGTCTCGCGGCGGAGCCGTGCGGCGTCGCAGGCCCAGGATCCTGCGGTCGCCTCTCTGGCTTTGTCGATGCTCAGGATGTGCGGCCGACCGCGAAGCCGGGAAACACCACTGTTGATCGTTGCGATGGTCCAGATCAGCGGCGAAGGGCTGCGGACGATCCAGACGTGTTGTTTGCCCAACGATCGGCCGATCATCTGTCCAAGTTCCGCGTACGTCGGTGTTTCATCGGCGGCCGCGAAATAGATGCCTCGGCGATCGGTCGCGTTGTGGCAAACACGCATGCCGGCCGTTGCGACCAGGACCAGCGCATGGCAGAGGTCGTCGACGTGGATCACGGAGAAGAGGTGGTCGGCAATGCCGGGGACCAAGTGCAGGTTCCATTTCGCGATCCCGCCAAACATCTCGAAACCATCGCGATCGCCGGGGCCCAGCACGATCGGCGGGCGGAGGATGGAGATCGGAACGGAATCGGCGTACTCCAGCAGTGCCGATTCGCCGCCCAGTTTGCTTTTCCCGTAATCGGAAACCGGCGCGGGTTCGTCGGTTTCACTCCGCAGGGTGGATCCGTTGCATGGTCCGGCGGCGGCCAGGGAGGACACGTGGACCAGCGTGGGCGGCGTGTCGCGATCGGCGCAGGCCTCGGCCAACAGCCGCGGCCCGAGCAGGTTGGCTTGTTCGAACTCCCGTTTCCGCAGCGCTTTGGTCGTTCCGGCCAGATTGAAGACGACGTCGCAATCACGGACGGCATCGTCCAGCGATCGCCGGTCGGACAGATCGCCGACGATGAACTGTGGATCAAACGCTTGCAGGCCGCGTCGATCTGAGGTGGATCGAACCAGGCACGTGACGCGATCACCGCGGGCCGAAAGATGGCGGACCAACTGGGTACCGATGAAACCGGTCGCGCCGGTGACGAGAACGTTGGCCATCACTCTGGTTCGGCAAGAGTCTTTGAGGCGGGCTACGCCCGTGTCGGTTCAAGCCCCTTCATCGTCGATTTCCCGCTCGAAAACTCATCGGTCGGCAGTCCGGATTGCTGCAACACCGAGACGAACAGGTTGGCTAAAGGATAATTGTTGCTGCGATCAAAGGCGAGATGTTGTCCGTGGCGGAAGCCACCACCCCCAACGAGTACGGGCAGGTTGCGGTTGTCGTGGCTGGAGGCGTTGCCGAGATTGCTGGTCATCAAGACGGAGGTCTGGTCGAGCAAGTTGCCTTCGGTTTCTTCAAAGCCAGCCAGGCTGCGGAGGAAATCGCCATAGGCCGCAACGATTTCTTCTTCGATCAACGCCAACTGAGCGAGCTTGTCCGCGTCGCGACCATGATGGCTGAGCGTGTGATAGCCCTCGTCGACGCCTTCGATCGGCAGCTTGGCGTTGCCGCCGGGTAGGTTCAGCGTGATGAATCGCGTCGAGTCGGTTTGCAGAGCCAGTTTCATCAAGCTCAGCATCATCGCCTGGCAGCCGACCAGGTCATTTGCGTCCGGCGGGGTCGGCGGTTTGGCGTCGACGACCGGCTTGGGCAGTTTTGCCCAGCGTTCGTTGGCGGCCATGCGCAATTCAAGTTCACGGACGCTGGAAAAGTACGAATCCAGTCGATTGCGGTCACCAGCGCCCAGATCGCGTTGCAATCGCTTGGCGTCGTCGTTGACCACGTCCATGATGCTGCGTCCGCTGCGAATCCGATCGGCTTGCCGCAGGCGTTCCTCTTGTGACTGGTCGATGAACAGCGTGGCGAACAACCGGGCGGGCGAACTTTCCGAAGGGATCATCGCCCCGGTGTCGGTGTAGGAGGGGCTTTGCGTTCCGCTGGTGCTGAGGACCAACGACGGATAACGCGTGGCACCGCCGAGATGCTTGGCCAGGTATTGATCGACCGAGATGGTGTTCTTGGCGCTGCCGCTGTTTCCGATCGGTGTCGCGGTCAAGATGCTCGCTTCGGCGCGGTGCCCGTTTGAAACGCCCGGGTGACTGCTGCCGGAGACGACCGTGAATTGATCGCGGATGTCGTCCAGTTGTTTCAAGTAGCGGGACGGCGAATACGTTTGGCCGGATTGTTCGGGGAACAAGTTTTCGGCCAGCAGTCCCAACCCGATCGAAACCGAGACGAATCGTTGGGGCGGGGGATCGGTCTGCGTTCCCGCAGATGCTTGCATCGCCGACAACCACGGCAGTGACATCGCGACGCCGCTGCCACGCAGCACCGTGCGCCGGGCCAGACGACTTTTGGCAGAATGAAAACGGGTCGGTTCGCGATTTTCGGCGTGGGCTTGTTGGTTCGTCATCGTATCACTTGGTAAGGAAAGTATGGCTGGTCACAACGGCTTCGATCAGCGAGCGCAATCGATAGCCGTCGGCTGTGGTTAGAGAGACGATTTGGTCCAGAGTTTTACGGTCGGCGAAGGTGATCTCGTGGCCGGTCGCGTAGATGAGCAATTGCGCGGCAAAGTTGCGGGCGATGCGATGGTCATCGTCGGCGGCCAGGTTTCTAAATGCGACAAACGAATCGAACTCCCGACCGTCGGCAAGCCGGTACGCCGAGTCGACTGGGGGGCCTTTCTTGTACGACTTGCCTTTACGCGTCAGATAATGATCCCGCCACTTGCCGGCGGCATCAAAGTGTTCCAACGCGAACCCCGGCGGATCGATTTTCGCGTGGCAGGACGCGCACTCGGTTTGCGAACGGTGTTTTTCAAGGATCTGGCGAACCGTCGTGGCACCGCGGACGTCGGGTTCGATCGCGGGCACGTTGGCCGGTGGATCGGGGATGGGTATGCCGAGCAATCTGTCGCAGATCCAGACGCCGCGGACGACCGGCGACGTGTTGGACCCGTTGGCGGTCACCTTCAGGATCGATCCGTGAGTCATCAGACCGCCGCGGAAGGGGTGGTCCGCGATCGAAACACGTTTCCATTGCGACGGGGCGATGTCGGCTTGGATGTCGTAGTAGCGTGCCAGACGATTGTTCAGCCAGGTGAAGTCGGAATCGACCAGCATCCGCGCGGGCTGGTTTTCGACGATCAACGTTTCCAGGTAGCGACGCGTTTCACCGACCATCGCGTTTTGAACGACTAGGTCAAAGTCCCGATGCATCCGGCGATCCGGTTCGGTGAAATCGATGTCGGCAAGGTCCAGCCACTGGTCGGAGAAATCGTTGATGAAGTACTGCAGCGTTTGGCTATCGAGCAAACGGCGTGTCTGGGCAACAATCTCAGCCGGATCGGATAGACGGCCTGCGTCGGCTGCCCCACGCAGTTCCGTGTCAGGGGCTTTGCCGGTCAACATGTAACTGAGCCGATTGGCGACGGCGTGGTCGCTCAATCGTCCGGGCGCTTCGGTGAAATAAATGAATCGCGGGGAGCACAGCACGGCTCGATACGCTTGTCGCAGCACATCGATCGGATCGTCGTTGTCCTTGATGCCGCGGTCGATCAGGCGAGTGTAGGGTTGCAACACCTCCGGCGTGACGGGGCTGCGAAAGGCTGCGGCGGCAAAGTCATGCAGACGTTTTTTCAGGTCTTCCGCCGGTGTGTCACTTCGGAGTTCAAAGCGTTTTGATTTTCGGTCGTATCGAACATCCAAATCGCCGAACAGGGCATGCTTGACGGCGGCTCGGTCTCCGCCCGGATAAATCCGCTCGATCGTTAGCGCGTGCATCGCGACACCGGGAACGTTTTGCGGTTCGCCTTCGCCGAATCCGATTTGACCGCCTTTGAAACTCGCCTTTTTCAGCGTGACATCGGCGGGGCGGATTTCCAGCATGTGATCTTCTTCGATCCACGCGGTGAAGGTAAACGTTTTCGGCGACTCGGTCGCTTCGAAGGCACCGACCCAGTGCATCAGCGGTGCATTGGAAACACATTTGCCACTTCGAATGGAACACCAAAGGCCGCGGTCGTCGGGCATCTTCAACGAAGACGCATCGAGCGTGATGCGATACCAGCCCGGCTTGTCGACGGTGCTGCGGGAAATGCGTCCATAAAAGGAGACGCCACCGGACCAGATGACCGCCGCGCCTTGACGCAGTTCGGGGTCGCGATTTCGTTGGCCCGGACGCTTATTGGCGATTCGCTCCGCGGGCAGATCGATGACGGTCTCGTCCTGGTTGTCGCGAAGTCGGGCGAAGGCCAGGTCCAAGGCCGCATCGACGACACGAAGATGGTCTTCGAGATGATAGTGGGACATCGACTGAGCATCGGCGATGTTGCGAAAGCCATCGGTGCGCTGTTCGTCGGGCATCAATTGCGAGAGCGGGGCTGCGATCGCAAACAGGTCACCGAGCGTGCGCTCGAGTTGTTGGTTGGTCAGTCGTCGCGAGAGCACGCGTCCGAGAGATTGATGGTGTGACGAGACCAGGTTGTCAATCGACTTGGAGGTGGTCTTCAGAAACCGCGTTTTTTGATCTGTATCGACTTCACCGTATTCCGATGGCGGCATTTCACCGTCGGCGATGCGATCAATCACGCGAACCCAAGTCGCAAGGTTCTTGGGGGCGGAAGAGCCTGTCAGGTCATCGGGTTGAAGTCGGTTGAGGTCGAAGCCGCCTTCGCCTTCACTGCCGTCGTGGCAGTCCAGGCAGTTTTGTTGCAAGAACGTCATCGCGTGACGGTTGCGTCCATCGGTAGGTTGCGTTTGTTTCTTGTGGGCCGCTTCTGCGGCGGTCGCGTGTTGCAGTGGCGGATGCGAGGTGACGATCACTGCCAAAATCGCGAACGTCGTCGTTGCGTAACGTCGCGTGGCGGTCATGAACGAGTCACGCGCATATTTGGCTGGACAGCGCCACTTTGACGTCGCTACGTTCGCCGGAGCGTGGACAACGTCTGAGATCCACCTTCTGGCGAAGGTAGCTACGTTTGACGGGCGGCTAACGATGTATCTCGCGCAAACTGGCGATGTCCGGCTCGCCTTGCATCGAGTCTTCGGATTGATGGGCGGGAAGGCTTGAATCATCGCTCGGCAGGTCATTGGAGGTGGGATCGAGCGCGGCAACAGGGGGCGATCCAGGTGATCGCGGGTGTCGCGACCCATGTGGAAGGCGGGATGGGTCGATGATGCCGCTGTCTCCATTATAGCTACTCGGACAGGAATTCACGATGCAAGTGCGTCGGCAGAGGCTCGCCGGCGAGTTGCCTGAACTGTGAA containing:
- a CDS encoding heavy metal translocating P-type ATPase — its product is MSELNTADGNRRAEFNVSGMTCAGCAQSIERSLLRQPDVQSAVVNFAGGNVVINYDPAKTDEAQLADVIRQTGFQVETGDRETTEEDRRRELHATRVMWLGVALTLPLFVLSMGRDFGLWGPWAHADWVNYLMFALATPVQFYVGRTFYEGAFRSLRSRVANMDVLVTMSTSVAYAFSVAVMLLLTAGSELLGTHVYFETSATIIALVMVGHWIEGRAKTRTNGAITSLLNLQAKTARIVRDGNQVDVPIEEVVLGDHVIVRPGERIPVDGVVIAGQSVVDESMITGESMPVQKPVGSDVIGATINGDGVLTIEAQHLGAESALARIVKQVADAQATKAPIQKLADQISAVFVPIVIAVALAAFCVWFFIIGDTVVAILRMIAVLIISCPCAMGLATPLAVTVGMGRGAENGILFKSSEAIQRVGRIDHVVLDKTGTITRGEQVITDTITLSDLDAEQLIAMAGSVEWGSQHPIAAAILNEAQRLGVETSMPDDVQSTPGQGVSARWDGKQVHVGNLRFVEQHSQVDAELQDRAAGLQRQAKTVMWVACDGAIIGLIAVADTIKPESAEAIRRLHGKGIVVSMLTGDNQHTAEAVAEQVGIDDVMAEVLPGDKTKRIRDLQSRGEFTAMVGDGINDAPALAQADVGIAIGTGTDVAIEAADVTLLGGELRGVARAVHLSAMTMRNIKQNLFWAFAYNVALIPVAAGVLAGVDSAPHWLRELHPITAAMAMVGSDLVIVSNALRLRRAKVD
- a CDS encoding NAD-dependent epimerase/dehydratase family protein; its protein translation is MANVLVTGATGFIGTQLVRHLSARGDRVTCLVRSTSDRRGLQAFDPQFIVGDLSDRRSLDDAVRDCDVVFNLAGTTKALRKREFEQANLLGPRLLAEACADRDTPPTLVHVSSLAAAGPCNGSTLRSETDEPAPVSDYGKSKLGGESALLEYADSVPISILRPPIVLGPGDRDGFEMFGGIAKWNLHLVPGIADHLFSVIHVDDLCHALVLVATAGMRVCHNATDRRGIYFAAADETPTYAELGQMIGRSLGKQHVWIVRSPSPLIWTIATINSGVSRLRGRPHILSIDKAREATAGSWACDAARLRRETGFQPAKTLQERIDETTSWYVDNGWIKRGR
- a CDS encoding DUF1552 domain-containing protein produces the protein MTNQQAHAENREPTRFHSAKSRLARRTVLRGSGVAMSLPWLSAMQASAGTQTDPPPQRFVSVSIGLGLLAENLFPEQSGQTYSPSRYLKQLDDIRDQFTVVSGSSHPGVSNGHRAEASILTATPIGNSGSAKNTISVDQYLAKHLGGATRYPSLVLSTSGTQSPSYTDTGAMIPSESSPARLFATLFIDQSQEERLRQADRIRSGRSIMDVVNDDAKRLQRDLGAGDRNRLDSYFSSVRELELRMAANERWAKLPKPVVDAKPPTPPDANDLVGCQAMMLSLMKLALQTDSTRFITLNLPGGNAKLPIEGVDEGYHTLSHHGRDADKLAQLALIEEEIVAAYGDFLRSLAGFEETEGNLLDQTSVLMTSNLGNASSHDNRNLPVLVGGGGFRHGQHLAFDRSNNYPLANLFVSVLQQSGLPTDEFSSGKSTMKGLEPTRA
- a CDS encoding DUF1588 domain-containing protein, translating into MTATRRYATTTFAILAVIVTSHPPLQHATAAEAAHKKQTQPTDGRNRHAMTFLQQNCLDCHDGSEGEGGFDLNRLQPDDLTGSSAPKNLATWVRVIDRIADGEMPPSEYGEVDTDQKTRFLKTTSKSIDNLVSSHHQSLGRVLSRRLTNQQLERTLGDLFAIAAPLSQLMPDEQRTDGFRNIADAQSMSHYHLEDHLRVVDAALDLAFARLRDNQDETVIDLPAERIANKRPGQRNRDPELRQGAAVIWSGGVSFYGRISRSTVDKPGWYRITLDASSLKMPDDRGLWCSIRSGKCVSNAPLMHWVGAFEATESPKTFTFTAWIEEDHMLEIRPADVTLKKASFKGGQIGFGEGEPQNVPGVAMHALTIERIYPGGDRAAVKHALFGDLDVRYDRKSKRFELRSDTPAEDLKKRLHDFAAAAFRSPVTPEVLQPYTRLIDRGIKDNDDPIDVLRQAYRAVLCSPRFIYFTEAPGRLSDHAVANRLSYMLTGKAPDTELRGAADAGRLSDPAEIVAQTRRLLDSQTLQYFINDFSDQWLDLADIDFTEPDRRMHRDFDLVVQNAMVGETRRYLETLIVENQPARMLVDSDFTWLNNRLARYYDIQADIAPSQWKRVSIADHPFRGGLMTHGSILKVTANGSNTSPVVRGVWICDRLLGIPIPDPPANVPAIEPDVRGATTVRQILEKHRSQTECASCHAKIDPPGFALEHFDAAGKWRDHYLTRKGKSYKKGPPVDSAYRLADGREFDSFVAFRNLAADDDHRIARNFAAQLLIYATGHEITFADRKTLDQIVSLTTADGYRLRSLIEAVVTSHTFLTK